From the genome of Acidobacteriota bacterium:
CGGGGCCGGCGGGTCAAGTCTCGATAGAGGGAACCGGTTCGAATGACTTGGTCTGGCTCGCCCAGGCTTCGGCGTATCGCCCGCCGGATGCAAGAAGCGCTTCGGGAGTTCCTGACTCCACGATCCGGCCGCCGGTCATGACGTAAACCCGGTCGGCCCGCTGGGCCGTCGTCAGGCGGTGAGTGATGATAAGCGCCGTCCGTCCGCCGAGCGCCCGTCGCAGCCGGGTGTACCAGTCGGACTCGGCCCAGGCGTCGAGGGCGCTTGTCGGTTCGTCGAGCAGGAAGATTTCGGCCGGCCGGGCCAGGGCCCGGGCCAGAGCCAGTTTCTGCCATTCCCCGATGCTCAAGTCGACCCCGCCCTCGAACATCCGGCCGAGCTGGGTCTCGTAATCACGGGGCAGTCGCTCCACGAACTCGGACGCCCCCGAGGCCCGGGCGGCCTCGCGCACATCTTCCGATCCGGCCTCCAGCCTGCCGAGCCGGATGTTGGTCCCGACCGTTTCCTGATAATGCATCGGGTTTTGCAGCAGAACGGCCGTCCGTTTCCGGATTTCATCCGGGGGGATATCGCGAATGTCCCGTCCGTTCCAGAAAATCCGCCCCTCGCTCGGTTCATGAAGCCGGGTCAGGAGCTTGATGAGCGTGCTCTTGCCCGCGCCGTTCTCGCCGACGACGGCGGTGATTTTTCCGGCCGCGATGTCGAGGGACAGGTCGTTGACGGCCGGCGTCTTCGAGCCGGGATAGGTGAAGGCGATCCCTTCCAGCCGCAGTTCGACCGGCCGCAAATTACGAGAGGTTGCCCCATTCCTTTCATTCTCAGGATCCCGCTTCAGATCTTTTCCGTTTCCGTCGGCGGGGACAAGTTCGAGAAATTCGAAGAAATCTCCCAAGTAGAGCAGGTTCGTGTACATCTGCCCCGAGTTCTGCAGAAGGGATCGGATGAGGGATTGACCCTGGTTGAAAGCCTGGGCGAAGAGAGCGATGTCGCCGAGACTGAGCGCTCCCCGCATGGCTCCGCGGCCCATCCAGGCCAGAGCCGCTCCACCCGCAGCCATTCCCATTGCCCCGGCGGTGAACTGGCCGGCCGCCTGACGCCTGGCGAGCGACAAACGCTCCTTCCTGAGCTTGATGCGATGCTGTTCATAGAGCCGTTTCCAATACTCTCCCAGCCCGAACTGGCGGAGCTCGGCGGCATTGTCCCGGGCGGTGATCAGCCAGTCGTAATACCAGACCCGCCTCTGCTCCGGTGTCGACTCCCGCGACCACCGGTACAGGCGTCGGCTGTTCCGGATAACGATGAACAGTGTCGGCGCCGTGCCGATGAGGAGCGCCAGAGGCACCCAGGGACCGTAGCGAAGAAGAACGGCCGTCATGGCCACAAGCGTCAGGCTGCTTTGGAGCATGCTGCCCATGGCCGTCACCTGGGCCAACGGCAGATCGGCGCCTCCGGCCCGGGCCCGGTGAAGCCGGTCATAGAAATCCGGATCTTCGTAGTGCCGGTAATCGAGGGCGATGGATTGGGCGTGAAGCCGCCGGGTCAGGACATCGCGGACGATTTCACCCTGAATAGTGGTCACCCAACCGGTCACACCCTGAAGCCCCATGCTCAGAAGCTGCAAGCCGCCCATGGCCGCCGCGACAAGGACCGGGCCGCGGATGTTGTCCCAGCCGAGGCCGCCGCCGATCGCTTCCGCCAGACCGTCGACCAGAAGCCGGGTCAGTGTGACGATGCCGACGGGAATGACGCTCTGCACGGCCAGGAGAATCAGCCAGAGCAGGTTCCAGCCCGGAGCCGCGTTCCAGACGAGGGCGAAGGTGCGGGGCATGAGAGGCAGGCGTTTGGCGGCCTGCCGGACGCGGGTTACCACGCCGGGCATGTTCATGCGCCCGATTATATCACTTTCAGGGCTTGCACGCTCCCTTGTAGAATGAGATACTTATCGCATTCTCAGGATCGAAGAATGAGGGAATTGCCGGACGAGAAGAGCGACGGAATGCGGCTGATCTCCGTCGAAAAAGGAAGACCTTTGCACGACTGGCATCGCCTGCCGCGACGGATCTACAAAGGCGACGCCAACTGGATCCCCCATCTCAAGCAGGATGTCGAGAAGGTTTTCAACCCCGGGAAAAACAAGCTTCTGGAGGCCGGCGCGGCCCGGCGCTGGGTTCTTTACGATACCGGCGGCAGCGCCGCGGGGCGGATCGCCGCCTTCATCAATCCGGCAACCGCCCGGGCCGGGAAGTTTCCCGCCGGCGGCATGGGCTTTTTCGAATGCATCGACGACGCCGCGGCCTCGCGACTTCTGCTCGACACCGCCCGCGACTGGCTTGAGGATCAGGGCATGGAGGCCATGGAAGGACCGGTCAACCTGGGCTCGCGCAATATGTTCTGGGGGCTTCTCATCGAAAACTTCACCGACCCGCCCGTCTATGGGGCGAATTACAATCCGCCCTATTACCGCCGGCTTCTCGAGGATTACGGCTTCCGCATCTACTACAAACAGCTTTTCTTCAAGCGATCGCTGAGCGTGCCGGCCCAGCCCGTCTTCTACGCCAAGCTCGACCGGCTGGCCGCCGAACCCGGCTTCGAGGTCCGCGACGGGCGGGGATTGTCCATTGAAAGGATCGCCGAGGATTTCCGTGCGGTCTACAATGACGCCTGGACGGATCATGAGGAGTACCGCCCGATGAGCGCCGAAGCCGCCCTCAAGATCACCCGGGCCATGGCTCCGGTCATGGACCGCAGGATCATGCTTTTCGCCTATCACAAGGATCGGCCCGTCGGGTTTTTCATCAACCTTCCCGAGCTCAATGGGATTTTCAAACATCTTGACGGCAATCTCAATCTTCTCGGCAAGCTCAAGTTCCTGTGGCACAAACGGCGCCGGGCCGTAAGGACCATGACCGGAATCACCTTCGGCGTGGTCCGCGAGTTCCAGGGAAAGGGCGTCGAGGCGGCCATGGTCGTCCACACGGAAAAGCGCATCGCCGCCCCCGGTCTTTACCGCGATCTCGTTCTGACCTGGATCGGCGACTTCAACCCCCGTATGCTCCACGTCTGCGAAAACCTGGGGGCCATGAATTATCGGACGTCGGCGACATACCGGTATCTCTTCGACCGGAATCGTCCCTTCGAACGCCACCCG
Proteins encoded in this window:
- a CDS encoding ABC transporter ATP-binding protein, which translates into the protein MNMPGVVTRVRQAAKRLPLMPRTFALVWNAAPGWNLLWLILLAVQSVIPVGIVTLTRLLVDGLAEAIGGGLGWDNIRGPVLVAAAMGGLQLLSMGLQGVTGWVTTIQGEIVRDVLTRRLHAQSIALDYRHYEDPDFYDRLHRARAGGADLPLAQVTAMGSMLQSSLTLVAMTAVLLRYGPWVPLALLIGTAPTLFIVIRNSRRLYRWSRESTPEQRRVWYYDWLITARDNAAELRQFGLGEYWKRLYEQHRIKLRKERLSLARRQAAGQFTAGAMGMAAGGAALAWMGRGAMRGALSLGDIALFAQAFNQGQSLIRSLLQNSGQMYTNLLYLGDFFEFLELVPADGNGKDLKRDPENERNGATSRNLRPVELRLEGIAFTYPGSKTPAVNDLSLDIAAGKITAVVGENGAGKSTLIKLLTRLHEPSEGRIFWNGRDIRDIPPDEIRKRTAVLLQNPMHYQETVGTNIRLGRLEAGSEDVREAARASGASEFVERLPRDYETQLGRMFEGGVDLSIGEWQKLALARALARPAEIFLLDEPTSALDAWAESDWYTRLRRALGGRTALIITHRLTTAQRADRVYVMTGGRIVESGTPEALLASGGRYAEAWASQTKSFEPVPSIET